In Lachnospiraceae bacterium, one DNA window encodes the following:
- a CDS encoding UDP-N-acetylglucosamine 1-carboxyvinyltransferase, with protein sequence MEQYIIKGGNPLVGDVTIGGAKNAALGILAASIMTDEDVLIDNLPDVRDINVMLEAIQEIGARVERIDRHTVKINGSGIKEVSVDDEYIRRIRASYYFIGALLGKYKSAQVPLPGGCNIGSRPIDQHIKGFRALGADVQIECGAVIAHAIDLVASHIYLDVVSVGATINIMMAAAMAEGQTILENAAKEPHIVDVANFLNSMGANIKGAGTDTIRIRGVGKLHGTEYSIIPDQIEAGTFMCAAAATRGDIMVKNVIPKHLEAISAKLIEIGCEVIEFDDAVRVVGKPSQRHTDIKTLPYPGFPTDMQPQMAVTLALASGTSMVTESIFENRFKYVDELARMGSHIKVEGNVAVIDGVAGLTGAQVNAPDLRAGAALVIAGLAAEGYTVVDEIGYIQRGYECFEEKLQALGAVIEKVDSERAVQKFKLRVG encoded by the coding sequence ATGGAACAATATATTATAAAAGGCGGTAATCCGTTAGTGGGTGATGTGACCATCGGCGGTGCCAAGAATGCAGCGTTAGGTATTCTGGCTGCCTCGATCATGACGGATGAGGATGTACTGATCGATAACCTTCCGGATGTAAGGGACATTAATGTAATGCTGGAAGCTATCCAGGAGATCGGTGCAAGAGTAGAGCGCATAGACCGTCATACAGTAAAAATCAACGGCAGCGGTATTAAAGAGGTGTCAGTTGATGATGAATATATCCGCCGTATCCGTGCATCTTATTATTTTATCGGCGCCCTGCTGGGAAAATATAAGAGTGCCCAGGTACCACTTCCAGGTGGATGCAACATTGGAAGCCGGCCGATCGACCAGCATATCAAAGGTTTCCGTGCGCTGGGAGCAGATGTACAGATAGAATGCGGTGCAGTGATCGCCCATGCCATTGATCTGGTAGCAAGCCATATTTATCTGGATGTGGTTTCTGTAGGTGCAACCATTAATATTATGATGGCAGCGGCTATGGCAGAAGGCCAGACGATTCTGGAAAATGCGGCAAAAGAGCCTCATATCGTAGATGTGGCCAACTTTTTAAACAGTATGGGAGCTAATATCAAGGGCGCAGGTACAGATACCATCCGTATCCGCGGCGTAGGTAAGCTGCATGGAACTGAGTATTCCATTATCCCGGACCAGATCGAAGCAGGTACCTTTATGTGTGCAGCAGCTGCTACCAGAGGAGATATCATGGTGAAAAATGTGATCCCGAAGCATCTGGAAGCTATTTCTGCTAAGCTGATCGAGATCGGTTGTGAGGTCATTGAATTTGATGATGCAGTCCGTGTAGTTGGAAAACCATCCCAGAGACATACAGATATCAAGACTTTGCCATATCCTGGATTTCCTACAGATATGCAGCCTCAGATGGCAGTTACACTGGCATTGGCAAGTGGTACCAGTATGGTAACAGAGAGTATTTTTGAGAACCGTTTTAAATATGTAGACGAATTAGCCCGGATGGGAAGCCACATCAAGGTAGAAGGCAATGTAGCTGTCATTGATGGCGTTGCAGGCCTTACAGGGGCTCAGGTAAATGCCCCGGATCTTCGTGCAGGCGCAGCACTGGTGATCGCAGGACTGGCTGCAGAAGGTTATACTGTGGTAGATGAGATCGGTTATATACAAAGAGGCTATGAATGCTTTGAAGAGAAGCTCCAGGCTCTTGGTGCAGTGATCGAAAAGGTGGATTCTGAGCGTGCAGTGCAGAAGTTTAAGCTGCGTGTAGGCTGA
- the metK gene encoding methionine adenosyltransferase: protein MEKRLFTSESVTEGHPDKMCDAISDAILDALMEQDPMSRVACETATTTGIVMVMGEITTKAYVDIQKIVRETVREIGYDRAKYGFDCDTCGVLTAIDEQSADIALGVDKALEAKQAGEKHMTEEELDAIGAGDQGMMFGFASNETEEYMPYPISMAHKLARRLTEVRKNGTLKYLRPDGKTQVTVEYDENDKPVRLDAVVLSTQHDENVTQEQIHEDIKKYVFDEIIPADMVDENTKFFINPTGRFVIGGPHGDSGLTGRKIIVDTYGGYARHGGGAFSGKDCTKVDRSAAYAARYVAKNIVAAGLADKCEIQLSYAIGVAHPTSIMADTFGTGKVSNEKLVEIIRENFDLRPAGIIKMLDLRRPIYKQTAAYGHFGRQDVDLPWEKLDRVEDLKKYL from the coding sequence ATGGAGAAAAGATTATTTACTTCCGAATCTGTAACTGAAGGCCATCCGGACAAAATGTGCGATGCCATTTCTGATGCTATTCTTGATGCTTTAATGGAACAGGATCCAATGAGCCGTGTTGCGTGTGAGACTGCTACCACTACAGGAATTGTAATGGTAATGGGTGAGATCACTACCAAGGCTTATGTAGATATCCAGAAGATTGTACGTGAGACAGTACGCGAGATTGGATATGACCGTGCAAAATATGGTTTTGACTGTGATACCTGCGGTGTTTTAACTGCAATTGATGAGCAGTCTGCTGATATTGCTCTTGGCGTTGACAAGGCATTAGAGGCAAAGCAGGCTGGTGAAAAGCATATGACAGAGGAAGAGTTAGATGCTATCGGTGCTGGCGATCAGGGTATGATGTTTGGCTTTGCAAGCAATGAGACAGAAGAATATATGCCTTATCCTATTTCTATGGCCCACAAGCTGGCAAGACGCCTTACAGAGGTAAGAAAGAACGGTACATTAAAGTACCTTCGTCCAGATGGCAAGACACAGGTTACTGTAGAGTATGATGAAAATGACAAGCCAGTACGTCTGGATGCAGTTGTCCTTTCTACCCAGCATGATGAAAATGTAACTCAGGAGCAGATCCATGAGGATATTAAAAAGTATGTATTTGATGAGATCATCCCGGCTGATATGGTAGATGAGAATACCAAGTTCTTTATCAATCCAACTGGCCGTTTCGTTATCGGCGGACCTCACGGAGACAGTGGTCTTACCGGACGTAAGATCATCGTAGACACCTACGGTGGCTACGCACGTCACGGCGGCGGCGCATTCTCAGGAAAGGACTGCACCAAGGTAGACCGTTCCGCAGCATATGCAGCACGTTACGTTGCAAAGAATATCGTAGCAGCAGGACTGGCTGACAAGTGCGAGATCCAGCTGTCTTATGCGATCGGTGTTGCGCATCCGACTTCTATTATGGCAGATACCTTTGGAACAGGAAAGGTAAGCAATGAAAAGTTAGTTGAGATCATCCGTGAAAACTTCGATCTGCGTCCAGCCGGCATCATTAAGATGCTTGACCTGCGTCGCCCGATCTACAAGCAGACGGCTGCTTATGGTCACTTTGGCCGTCAGGATGTAGATCTTCCGTGGGAGAAGTTAGACAGAGTAGAAGATTTGAAGAAATATCTGTAG
- the adhE gene encoding bifunctional acetaldehyde-CoA/alcohol dehydrogenase: MAKKTVQVVPEIIDSVEGLNAKMAAMREAQKVFATYTQEQVDKIFFAAASAANKMRIPLAKMAVEETGMGIVEDKVIKNNYASEYIYNAYKNTQTVGVVEEDKEYGIKKIAEPIGLVAAVIPTTNPTSTAIFKTLISLKTRNAIIISPHPRAKKSTIAAAKVVLDAAVAAGAPEGIIGWIDVPSLDLTNEVMRDADIILATGGPGMVKAAYSSGKPALGVGAGNTPVIIDDTADVRMAVNSIIHSKTFDNGMICASEQSVTILEPVYEAAKKEFEYRGCYFLKPGEIEKVRKTILINGALNAKIVGQSAYTIAKLAGVEVPVDTKILIGEVESVDISEEFAHEKLSPVLAMYKAKTFDEALDKAERLVADGGYGHTSSLYINVNETEKIMKHAERMKTCRILINTPSSHGGIGDLYNFKLTPSLTLGCGSWGGNSVSENVGVKHLLNIKTVAERRENMLWFRAPEKVYFKKGCLPVALKELKDVMGKKRAFIVTDSFLYKNGYTHVITDRLNEMGITYTVFSDVQPDPTLANAQAGAKLMREFEPDVIIAMGGGSAMDAGKIMWVLYEHPEADFMDMAMRFIDIRKRVYTFPTMGEKAYFVAVPTSSGTGSEVTPFAVITDQNTGVKYPLADYQLLPKMAIVDTDNMMSQPKGLTSASGLDVLVHALEAYASVMATDYTDGLALKAMKNVFEYLPTAYHEPGNVEARQKMADASCMAGMAFANAFLGVCHSMAHKLGAFHHLPHGLANALLLNLVIEFNAAENPRKMGTFSQYQYPHTQARYAECARFVGIQAKDDAEAVKKLMEKIEDLKKQVGVKSSIQAYGIDEKDFLDRLDDMVEQAFDDQCTGANPRYPLMSEIKEMYLRAYYGK; encoded by the coding sequence ATGGCAAAGAAAACAGTACAGGTCGTTCCGGAGATCATTGACAGCGTAGAAGGCTTAAATGCAAAGATGGCAGCAATGCGTGAAGCTCAGAAAGTATTTGCAACTTACACACAGGAGCAGGTTGATAAGATCTTCTTCGCAGCAGCAAGCGCAGCAAATAAAATGCGTATCCCGCTGGCAAAGATGGCAGTAGAAGAGACTGGAATGGGAATCGTAGAAGATAAGGTCATCAAAAACAACTACGCTTCTGAATACATTTACAATGCATATAAGAACACACAGACGGTTGGTGTAGTCGAGGAAGATAAGGAATACGGAATTAAGAAGATCGCAGAGCCAATTGGTCTGGTTGCAGCAGTTATCCCAACTACCAATCCAACATCAACTGCGATTTTTAAGACATTGATCTCTTTAAAGACCAGAAATGCGATCATCATTTCCCCACATCCAAGAGCTAAAAAGAGTACCATCGCAGCAGCAAAGGTAGTTCTGGATGCAGCAGTTGCAGCCGGAGCACCAGAAGGGATCATTGGCTGGATCGATGTTCCATCTCTGGATCTGACAAATGAAGTTATGAGAGATGCAGACATTATCCTGGCAACCGGTGGTCCTGGAATGGTTAAAGCCGCTTATTCTTCCGGAAAGCCTGCACTTGGCGTAGGTGCCGGAAATACACCGGTTATCATTGATGATACTGCAGATGTACGTATGGCAGTTAACTCCATTATTCATTCTAAGACCTTTGATAATGGTATGATCTGTGCTTCTGAACAGTCTGTAACCATTCTGGAGCCAGTATATGAAGCTGCTAAGAAGGAATTTGAATACAGAGGCTGCTATTTCTTAAAACCAGGTGAGATCGAGAAGGTAAGAAAGACTATCCTGATCAATGGCGCATTAAATGCAAAGATCGTTGGACAGTCTGCATATACCATTGCAAAGCTGGCTGGCGTAGAGGTTCCTGTAGATACCAAGATCCTGATCGGTGAAGTTGAATCTGTAGATATCAGTGAAGAGTTTGCACATGAGAAGCTGTCTCCGGTACTGGCTATGTACAAGGCAAAGACTTTTGATGAGGCACTGGATAAGGCAGAGCGTCTGGTAGCTGATGGCGGTTACGGTCATACATCTTCTCTGTACATTAATGTAAATGAGACAGAAAAGATCATGAAGCATGCAGAGCGCATGAAGACCTGCCGTATCCTTATTAATACACCTTCTTCCCACGGCGGTATTGGTGACTTATACAACTTCAAGCTGACACCATCTCTTACATTAGGCTGCGGTTCCTGGGGCGGAAACTCCGTATCTGAGAACGTTGGTGTAAAGCATCTGTTAAATATTAAGACTGTTGCTGAGAGGAGAGAGAACATGCTGTGGTTCAGAGCACCTGAGAAGGTTTACTTTAAGAAGGGCTGTCTGCCTGTAGCACTGAAGGAATTAAAGGACGTTATGGGCAAGAAGAGAGCCTTCATCGTAACAGACTCTTTCCTGTACAAAAATGGATATACACATGTTATCACTGACCGTTTAAATGAAATGGGAATTACCTATACTGTATTCTCTGATGTACAGCCAGATCCGACCTTGGCAAATGCACAGGCTGGTGCAAAGCTGATGAGAGAATTTGAACCGGATGTGATCATCGCAATGGGCGGCGGTTCTGCAATGGATGCCGGCAAGATCATGTGGGTACTGTATGAGCATCCGGAAGCAGACTTTATGGATATGGCAATGCGTTTCATCGATATCCGTAAGCGTGTATACACCTTCCCAACTATGGGCGAGAAGGCATACTTTGTAGCAGTTCCTACCTCTTCCGGTACAGGTTCTGAGGTAACACCATTTGCTGTTATCACCGATCAGAATACCGGTGTTAAGTATCCGTTAGCTGATTATCAGCTGCTGCCTAAGATGGCTATCGTTGATACTGACAATATGATGAGCCAGCCTAAGGGACTGACCAGCGCATCTGGTCTGGACGTTCTGGTACATGCTCTGGAAGCATATGCTTCTGTTATGGCTACTGACTATACAGATGGTCTTGCATTAAAGGCTATGAAGAATGTATTTGAATATCTTCCAACTGCTTACCATGAGCCAGGAAATGTAGAAGCACGTCAGAAGATGGCAGACGCTTCCTGTATGGCTGGTATGGCATTTGCAAATGCATTCTTAGGTGTCTGCCACTCTATGGCACATAAATTAGGTGCTTTCCATCACCTGCCACATGGACTTGCAAATGCACTGTTATTAAATCTGGTGATCGAATTCAATGCTGCTGAGAATCCACGTAAGATGGGAACCTTCTCACAGTACCAGTATCCACATACCCAGGCAAGATACGCAGAGTGTGCACGTTTTGTAGGTATCCAGGCTAAGGATGATGCGGAAGCTGTTAAGAAGCTGATGGAGAAGATCGAGGATCTGAAGAAACAGGTTGGTGTTAAGTCTTCTATTCAGGCATATGGTATTGATGAAAAAGACTTCTTAGACAGACTGGATGACATGGTTGAGCAGGCATTTGATGACCAGTGTACAGGCGCTAACCCAAGATATCCTCTGATGAGTGAGATCAAGGAAATGTATTTAAGAGCTTACTACGGAAAATAA
- the add gene encoding adenosine deaminase, with amino-acid sequence MGTDLKEATEQKLGYGELHLHLDGAITPDIAKKLAVLQGIRLPYEGEQLSQVLSVGEDCQSLNEFLQCFALPLKLLQTKEGISEAVYLVQEELKAEGLSYAELRFAPQLHCQDGLSQAQVIEAALEGLKRSTLPCNLILCCMRGTGNEKENEETMELTGEYIKKRILPEGKKGYGVVAMDLAGAEALYPTYKYKELFKKAADKEIPFTIHAGEAGGAAEVACAIEMGAARIGHGVRSYEDPAVVRMICEKGIFLEMCPTSNRITKAVQDMKAYPLREYLSQGIRVAVCTDDMAICRTELKKEFDYLKKLMGLTEEEKVQILKNTSDGAFS; translated from the coding sequence ATGGGAACTGATTTAAAGGAAGCAACAGAACAGAAATTAGGATATGGGGAGTTGCACCTTCATTTAGACGGTGCCATTACACCTGATATCGCAAAGAAGCTGGCAGTGCTTCAGGGAATCAGACTGCCATATGAAGGGGAACAGTTAAGTCAGGTGCTGTCTGTGGGAGAAGACTGCCAGAGTTTAAATGAGTTTTTGCAGTGCTTTGCTCTGCCCTTAAAGTTACTGCAGACAAAGGAAGGAATCAGTGAGGCAGTATATCTGGTGCAGGAAGAATTAAAGGCAGAAGGACTTTCTTATGCTGAGCTGCGTTTTGCGCCTCAGTTACACTGTCAGGACGGATTATCCCAGGCACAGGTAATAGAAGCGGCTTTAGAGGGGCTTAAACGCTCCACACTGCCATGTAATCTGATCCTCTGCTGTATGCGCGGCACTGGAAATGAAAAGGAAAATGAAGAGACCATGGAGTTGACCGGGGAATATATAAAGAAGCGTATTCTGCCAGAGGGAAAGAAAGGCTATGGCGTAGTGGCTATGGATCTGGCGGGGGCAGAGGCACTTTATCCTACCTATAAATATAAAGAACTGTTTAAGAAAGCGGCGGATAAGGAGATCCCGTTTACTATTCATGCGGGAGAGGCCGGTGGCGCGGCAGAGGTGGCCTGTGCCATTGAAATGGGAGCAGCAAGGATCGGACATGGGGTAAGAAGCTATGAGGATCCGGCGGTGGTGCGCATGATCTGCGAGAAGGGCATTTTCCTTGAAATGTGTCCGACCAGCAATCGTATCACCAAAGCGGTACAGGATATGAAAGCATATCCGTTGAGAGAATATTTAAGCCAGGGGATCAGGGTAGCCGTATGTACGGATGATATGGCGATCTGCCGTACAGAGCTTAAGAAGGAATTTGATTATCTGAAAAAGCTGATGGGGCTGACAGAAGAAGAAAAAGTGCAGATCCTTAAAAATACAAGTGATGGTGCTTTTTCATAA